A portion of the Myxococcus stipitatus genome contains these proteins:
- a CDS encoding Hint domain-containing protein, whose translation MHESGRKFARVLPLAGVMLLTAGWSNTLNPPQEDRANAQCLVERFDESVKDSGVYRVDLDLSDDGDWRFLVGRLTSAGKSERNAPELFRRIGFMRERALARRAAGEQPAALVEGAWCNHFLKYGQDPITANGYTTFFPVVEVACKDGADYVYADLVNYDTNVAETSSVMVSSASGEEYGDGRAFDDVQAPATIATGKGRVLRMESLLMALGETVDQTSYLVERAAAVDAPPGMTFSHPRKVLVGAAQAEIYACQLRGGADCDYSVAGYQNGNLLPYPPAPTGVAASYATTPGVLNPADYWLFNAPYNYQNLYVPIRGVLNAGAENNFQCVLSKVDRARIQLITQDTARSCVYANQADFIASLPLGANQTPLNVLTNMNWLFNTTGNGPSAASCGTDTIINEMTRFSITITGKVKCNGVELPLFVVYPKGGSGIPPNIFFRNSCMASGTQVKLADGRVVPVQDVKLGDKVLADARGTALTVTDISRGNEVAPMLRLRDDAGHDATLTQMHPVIMSTGQVVAAKDLRVRDQVRTEQGVRTLTSISKVSPEGQRVYNLALGTDQELLAVNKNGRTLFAGGFLVGDLRMQDALTLPEREQVSILQRLPKAWHQDFRNGLQPKVIR comes from the coding sequence ATGCACGAGTCTGGAAGGAAGTTCGCGCGGGTGTTGCCGTTGGCGGGAGTGATGTTGTTGACCGCGGGGTGGAGCAACACCCTGAACCCTCCCCAGGAGGACCGGGCGAACGCCCAGTGTCTGGTGGAGCGCTTCGACGAGTCCGTGAAGGACTCCGGCGTGTATCGCGTCGACCTGGACCTGTCGGACGACGGGGACTGGCGCTTCCTCGTCGGTCGGCTGACGTCGGCCGGGAAGAGCGAGCGCAACGCGCCGGAGCTGTTCCGCCGCATCGGCTTCATGCGTGAGCGCGCGCTCGCTCGACGCGCCGCGGGCGAGCAGCCGGCGGCCCTGGTGGAGGGGGCGTGGTGCAACCACTTCCTCAAGTACGGCCAGGACCCCATCACCGCCAATGGCTACACCACGTTCTTCCCGGTGGTGGAGGTGGCGTGCAAGGACGGCGCGGACTACGTCTACGCCGACCTCGTCAACTACGACACCAACGTGGCGGAGACGAGCTCCGTGATGGTCTCCTCGGCCTCCGGCGAGGAGTACGGCGACGGCCGAGCGTTCGACGACGTCCAGGCCCCGGCGACCATCGCCACGGGCAAGGGGCGCGTGCTGCGCATGGAGTCGTTGTTGATGGCGCTGGGGGAGACGGTCGACCAGACGTCCTACCTGGTCGAGCGCGCCGCCGCGGTGGACGCGCCGCCGGGCATGACGTTCTCGCACCCGCGCAAGGTCCTGGTCGGCGCCGCGCAGGCGGAAATCTATGCCTGTCAGCTTCGCGGCGGGGCTGATTGCGACTACTCCGTCGCGGGCTACCAGAACGGCAACCTGCTGCCCTATCCGCCCGCGCCCACGGGCGTCGCGGCCAGCTACGCCACCACGCCAGGCGTCCTCAACCCGGCGGACTACTGGCTGTTCAACGCGCCGTACAACTACCAGAACCTGTACGTGCCCATCCGGGGCGTGCTGAACGCGGGCGCGGAGAACAACTTCCAATGCGTGCTGTCCAAGGTGGACCGGGCGCGCATCCAGCTCATCACCCAGGACACCGCCCGCAGCTGCGTCTACGCGAACCAGGCGGACTTCATCGCGTCGCTGCCGCTGGGCGCCAACCAGACGCCGCTCAACGTCCTGACGAACATGAACTGGCTGTTCAACACCACGGGCAACGGGCCCAGCGCCGCCAGCTGCGGCACGGACACCATCATCAACGAGATGACCCGCTTCTCCATCACCATCACCGGCAAGGTGAAGTGCAACGGCGTGGAGCTGCCGCTGTTCGTCGTCTACCCCAAGGGCGGCTCGGGCATCCCGCCCAACATCTTCTTCCGCAACAGCTGCATGGCCTCCGGCACGCAGGTGAAGCTGGCCGACGGCCGCGTGGTCCCCGTGCAGGACGTGAAGCTGGGTGACAAGGTGCTCGCCGACGCGCGCGGCACGGCGCTGACCGTCACCGACATCTCCCGCGGCAACGAGGTCGCGCCCATGCTGCGCCTGCGCGACGACGCCGGCCACGACGCGACGCTCACGCAGATGCACCCGGTCATCATGTCCACCGGCCAGGTCGTCGCCGCCAAGGACCTGCGTGTCAGGGACCAGGTCCGCACCGAGCAGGGCGTCCGCACGCTGACCTCCATCTCCAAGGTCTCCCCCGAGGGCCAGCGCGTCTACAACCTGGCCCTGGGCACCGACCAGGAGCTGCTCGCCGTGAACAAGAACGGCCGCACCCTCTTCGCCGGCGGCTTCCTCGTGGGCGACCTGCGCATGCAGGACGCGCTCACCCTGCCCGAGCGCGAGCAGGTCTCCATCCTCCAGCGCCTGCCCAAGGCCTGGCACCAGGACTTCCGCAACGGCCTCCAGCCCAAGGTCATCCGCTGA